The Amycolatopsis coloradensis sequence GGGGATGCACGCACAGCTTGTGGATCACGTACTCGTCACCGTCGCGGCCGCGCTGCCCGACGCCGGCGAGGTATCCGCCTTCTTCGGCGACCACGACCGAACCGCGGGCCACGGCGCCGGCGATGTCCGTCTCGTTCCAGCACATCCGCACTTGTCTGGCAGCGGATTCTTCGCCGATCAACGGCACGTAGTGGGCCAGGGCCTGCTCTTCGCCGAAGCGGCAGACGGCCATGACGTCCTCTCGATCGGCGTTCCGCACGATCATCGTCCTGCCCCGATCCGCCACTTCCGAGGACCTTTCGGGCAGTTCCCGCTCACCGGGGTTGTCCCGAGCGAGCGCCCAGTGGTAACGATACGGGCGAATCGGCGGAACCGGGACGGCCGGTCTACCCTCCGTTCTGGAAGCCGGGGGTGTTCCGCCTCGTCGACCTCTCGATCGTGATCCCATCCCAACCAAGCCAAGGCGACGCATGCAACCCAATTTCGACGCAGGTGAGGACTTCGCACTCCTTTTGGAGCGAGAGGCCAAGAAACTCGAGGAAAAAGCCCATGCCCTGACGGCCGCGTTCACCGCCTCGGCGTCCACGGTGACTTCTCCCGACGGCTCGGTGACGGTGACGGTCGAGGCCAACGGCTCGCTGAGCGCCATCGAGTTCGGCAACCGGGCCACCGCGCTGGGACCGGCCCGGCTCTCCTCCCTGGTCATGCAGACGGTGCGCGAGGCCCAGCGCAAGACCGTCGAGAAGGTCACCGAGTCCTACACCGAGATCAACGGCGAAGACGAGGCCGCGCGGTTGGTCCGCACGTTCCTGCCGAAGGTGGAGGACGAGGCGCCGGACGACCCGGAACAGGACAAGTGGGCTCCCGAGGCGCACAACGAGCCGCCGCCGCCTCAGGCGGGGTACCGGCCGCCGCCACCACCGCAGGCTGGCCCCCCGATGCCCCCGCAGCCCGGCCGTCCCGTGCGGCCGCCGAACCCCCCGGCGCCGCGACCCCGGCGACCGGCCTCCCCCGACGACGACGAAATGAGCCCGTGGTGAGCGGATTCGGTGTCAAGACGGAAGCCCTGAACGAGTTCGCCGGTCACCTCGACAAGCTCGAAGACGCGCTGCGGAAGAGCGCCGGCATGGTGGGCAGCTGCGTGGCCGACCCCGGCATCTTCGGCATTTTCGGCGGCCAGATCTACGGCGCCGGCGCGAGCATGCACTGCGCGAAGGCGCGGGACCACCTGAACAAGTACTCGGAGAACGTGCAGGAGTTCTCCGACAGGGTGCGTGAGGCCGCGAAGAAGTACGACGCCAACGAGCAGGAGGCGGAGAAGCTGATCACCGACGCCGGCAAGGGTATCGACGAGGTGAAGGTCAAGTGAGCGACGAGTACAGCCGCAACGACTTCGGGAACGGCAGCGGCACCAAGGCCGACGACTTCAAGGACGAGAATCGCAGCTTCCTCGCGGGCAGCGGGGACACGGCGGGCGCGGGTTTCTTCGATTCCGCGTTCTCACTGAAGAAAGCCGTCGACGACGGCGACAGCCTCAGCATCGGGCTGGCCTCGGCGGGGATGGCGATCGAGATCCTCGGCATGGTCGTCGACCCGATCGGGTCGCTGCTCACCGCCGGGATCGGCTGGCTGATCGAGCATATCGTCATCTTCCGCTGGCCACTGGACTTCCTGCTGGGTGACCCGAAGGGCATCGAGGCGGCCAAGACGGCGATCTACAACGAGGGCAAGGCCGTCAAGGAGTGGTCTGAGGATCACGCGGCCGCCACCAAGAAGTTCATGGAGAAGTGGGACGGCGAGGCCGCCGACAAGTTCCGTGCCGACATGGAAGGCGTCGCCGCCCAGATCGACGCGCTCGCCGAGTACATCAACTTCGCGGGCAAGCAGATGGGGATCGCCGGTGCCGTGATCGGCGCGGTCCGCGGCATCGTCCGCGACATCATCGCCATGACGCTGGCCGGCATCCTCAAGGCCGCGATCGTGGCGGTGGCGCTGGCGCCCGTCACCTTCGGCGGTTCGATCATCGCGGCGATCGCCTCCATCATGACCACGGTCGGCGTGGCGATCGCCAAGATCGCCAAGCAGATCGCCGACACGGCCAAGAAGCTCGCCGAGATGATCAAGATCCTGGCCAAGACGCGCGGCGCGGCCGACGAGGTCGTCAAGCTGACGCTCGCCGGCGGCAAGGTCACGCTGCCCAAGCCGAAACCCGGTGGTGGCACCCCGATGCCCGGCGGCAAGAAGCCGATCGAAGGCCCGCCGACCAAACCGTCCGACACCACTCCGGACGCTTCGCCCAAGCCCCCTCGGGAGAAGCTCAGCGACATGCCCCTCCGGGTCGTGCGCGAGAAGCTGACGAAGGTGCTGGAGGGGCGCCCCGAGGCGGCGGACATCCTGAAGCGGTTCGACTACTGGAACAGCTTCCCGATCGGCGATCTGCACAAGCGGTTCCCCAAGGTGGCGGACGCGATCGAGAAGACGACCAAGATCCTCAGCGACCCGACCTACGGCGCTTCGGGCATGGCCGGGAAGACCATCGTCGAGCTGACGAAGGCCATCCCGCCGGCCGCGAACGAGAAACCGCCGGAGGACAAGGAAGAGCAGTAAAGACCAGGGGGTCCATCGCGGTGATGTTGGGGTCGGTGCCGGCGCGCTCGTGGGCGCCGCCGAGGCTGTCCTCCCAGTTCGCGCCCCATTCGAGGCTCATCGGTTCCCCGGTGAGGGCCGACCTCGGTTGCTTGACCGGGGTGTCGGTGAGCCCGCCGGGCGCGGTGACGAGGACGTCCTTGTCGAAGGTCGCGGGCTCGTAGTAGTCCTCGAGCGTCGGAAGGTCGGGGTTGGCGAAGATCCGCGAAAGCCGCTTCGCGCGTCCGCCGGAGCGCAGGACCAGCCGTCCCTTCTTGTCGAGCTTCCAGCCGCCCTTCCAGCGTTCCTGGTCCTCGTAGTGCTTGGGGTAACCGATACCGGGTTTGGTCTCGACGTTGTTGAACCAGACGTACTCGGTGCCTTCGCGGTTGGTCCAAGTCTGTTTGCAGGTCACCGAGCAGGTGTGACAGCCGATGCACTTGTCGAGGTTCATCACCATCGCGACCTGGGCGCGGATGCGCATGTCAGTACTCCACTTCCTGGCCGCGGCGGCGGATCACGGTGATCTCGTCGCGCTGGCTGCCGATGGGGCCGTAGTAGTTGAAGGCGTAGGTCATTTGGGCATGGCCGCCCGCGAGATGCGTCGGCTTGATGAGCAGCCGGGTCATCGAGTTGTGGTAGCCGCCGCGNGTGAAGGCCTCCTTCCCTACCTTCAGAGTAGGGAAGGAGGCCTTCACTACCGCCTTGGCCTTCAAGCGAAACCCGACCGGCCGCTCAGGCGGGCGGGGTGAACCCGGGCGGCATCACCATCGGCCTCCCGGTGTTCAGGCCGCCGTCGACGAGAACGGAAGTCCCGGTCAGGTAGGCGAAATCCGGTGACGCCAGGGCGAGGACGGCCGAAGCGATCTCCGCGGCTTCCCCCATCCTCCGCAGACCGTGGACGTTCAGCGGCCCCCAAGCCTCCTTGAACCGCGCCCACAGGTCGTCCGGGATACCCGGCGGGCGCACCAGCCTGGTGTCGATCGTCCCCGGATCGATCGAGAACACCCGGATCCCCCTCGCGCCGTAGTCCAGCGCGGCCGCGCGCACCAGGCCTTGCACGGCGCGTTTGCTCGAGGTGTAGGCGGCGTGCCCCGGCCTGGTCTGGTCGGCCTGCGCCGACGCGGTGCAGACGATCACCCCGCCGCCGGCCTTCAGCAGATGCGGCACCTCGTACTTGATCGAGAGGAACACGCCGCGCGCGTTGGTGCGCTGCACGTCCTCCCACTCGTCGAGGGAGATCTCGTGCAGCGGCTTGCCGAGGTGGATCCCGGCGTTGTTGAACGCGATGTCGAGCTTGCCGTACCGCCGGACGACGGCGTCCACAAAGGACTGAACCTGTTCGGGAACCCGGACGTCCGCCCGGAGATAGATCGCCTCCCCGCCCGCACGGCGGATCTCCCGCTCGACCTCACGCCCGAGCTCTTCCCGCCTGCCACAGAAACCGACCTTCGCACCGGCCGCGGCGAAGGCGATGGCCGTCGCACGGCCGATCCCCGACGTCGCCCCCGTGACGATCACGACCTTGCCCGCGAACCGCCGCCGGTCTTCCCCCGCGGCGGCCGTGTTCGCCGCCAGCATCGTGACACCGGCCGCCATCGCGCCCCCGAGCACGGCGCGCCTGCCCACTGTTCCGTCCACGATTCCCTCCAGATGGATAGCCTCACTTCCCATAACAGAAAGTAGAGCTATCCATCTGAGGGAACTCTCAAGAATCGATCTCCGGCGTGATCCCGCCCGCCGCGGCCAGCGCGCGATGCAACGCCAGCTCCGCCGTCGGCCCTTCGGCGAGGACGATCCCGGTGCACGACCGCTGATCCGCGAGGTGCCGGATCTCGTCGCCGGGGCTCGCCGTCGGATACCACTCCGGCGAACCGGGCAGGCCGGGCAGCCTGTCGAGCCCCGACCATCCCGTCAGCACGCCTTCCGCGGCCGGGTATGCCAAGACGAACCCGATCCCGGGTCCCCCACCGACTTCCTGGGTGAGCAAGGCGGGTTCCTCGCCCAGCGCCATGGCGATCATCGCGGAATAGACGTTGGTGCCCAGCGACCGGCACAGGGCCTCGCCGAGCATCGCTCCGCCGATCCGGATGTTGATCTCGACGACCTCCGGGCCGTCGGCGGCGAGCACGAATTCGGTGTGCGCGAAGCCCTGCTCGTGTCCGGCGGCCTTGAGCACCCTGCCGATCCAGTCCGCCAAGCCCGCGTACTCGGCCGCGGGGAAGGCCACCGGGAACGCCGCGGCTTCCTCCCGCCGCACCGGCTCGGGCGACAGCTGGCGGGAGAGGATCCCGAGCAGCCGGGTACTTCCTTGCCAGGTGACGGTTTCCGCGCTGTAGAGCGGGCCCGCGAAATACGGTTCGGCGATCAGATGCCCCTTGAGCGGCGTGGTCTTCGCCTCCAGTCTGGCTCGTTCGAGTTCGGCCTGATCGCGGACGAGCCAGACGCCCCGCGACGACGTTCCCGAAGAATCCTTGACCACCAGGGGAAACCCGAGCTCTTCGGCGACCATGACCGGCACCGGCCTGCCGCGGGTGAGCCCGTGTTCGTACAACCGGTCGCGTACCGCGCCCTTGTCCCGCAGCACCCGCACGGCGGCCGCGTCCGGGCCGGGCAGGCCGAGCCGGGCGGTGAGTTCCGCGCCGGGCAGTGCCCACGTGTCGGTCGAGTTGATGATCCCGGCGAGGTCCGGGATGGCGCGCAACGCGGTCTCACAGGCCGCGATGTCGGCGGTGTCGATGTCGACGACCTCGACCCGGTCCGGCCCGAGCGTGCCGAGTTCGTAGCGGTAGATGTCGCGATTTCCGGTGAACAGCACCAGTTTCCGCCCGGCCTCCGCCGCCGCGTCGGCGAGCCTGCCCAGGCCGAAGGTGAGTGCTTCCAACAGGACGACGGTCACGAAACCCGCTCCTTCCGGTACAGCGGCTGTGCGGGTATCCCGAATCGGCGGCGGCTCCAGTCCATCGCCGCCCACGGCAGGGCGAGTTCGTCCAGTGAAGCGATCTCGCGCGGCGCGAGGCCCGCCGGGTCCACGGCTTCCCGATGCCGGGCGAAAACCCTTGCGGTGTAACGATGTCCGGTGTCCGCGCCGATCACGACATGGGTCCGCTCCGGATTCCGCGCCGCCTCCCAGCCCGCGACGAGATACGCCGCACCGGTGGAAAGCCCGGCGAACACGGCGTGCTCACGCATGAGGCCGATGGTCGCGGCCATGGCGTGCACGAAGTCCAGCCAGTGGATCCGGTCGTACAGTTCGTGGTCCACGTTGCCGAACGGGATGGCGGAGCCGATACCCGCGATGATCGCGTCCGGATCGGTGAACCGTTCGCTGCCGAAGGTGACACTGCCGAACGGCTGGACGCCGGTCAGGCGGACTTCCGGATCGCGTTCGCGCAGCGAGCGCGCGATCCCGCCGGTCGACGCGCCGGTGCCCACACTGCCGACGACGGTGAGCGGCCCGGACGGCAGCGCGCGGGCGACGAGATCGGCGACCTCGGCGTAGCCCAGGTAATGCACGGGATCGTGGTACTGGCGCATCCAGTGCATGCCCGGATGCCGTTCCAGCAGTTCGCGCACGCGCGCGACGCGGCGCCGCTGGTCGAGGCGGAGGTCGTCCGATGGCGGCATCTGGTCCACTGTCGCCCCCAGGATCTCCAGCTGCGACCGCATGGTGAGGTCGACGGTGGTGGACGCGACGATATGGCAGCGCAGGCCGTAACGATGACAGGCCATCGCCAGCGCGAGCGCGTAGATCCCGCTGGAACTGTCGATCAGCGTCTGTCCTTTTCGGACAGTGCCGTCGGCGAGCAGCGACCGGACCGCGCCGAGTGCCGCGTAGACCTTCAGGGTCTCGAAGCGGATCAGCACGATGTTCGGTTCGAGCCGGATCAACGCGGGCGTCTTGATCGCGTCGGTGACGTGTTCGTGGACCAGCGCGGACATCGCGGTCACCGGCCGATCGAGCGCAGATAAGCGGCCAGCGACTCGGCGCCCGCCGCGTTGCGCGGGCCGCTCACGAGGTCCCCGTACGAGATGACGTGGAACCGGTTGTCGCGCACGGCGGGCGTGTTCTTCAGCTGCGGCGCGGATTTGATGAACGCGATCTTGTCCTGCGCGGGCTGGTCGGCGTAGTCCACCACGACGATCACCTCGGGTTCGGTCTTGACCACGGCTTCCCAGCCGACACTCCCCCAGCCGTCCGGCAGATCGCGGAAGACGT is a genomic window containing:
- a CDS encoding GNAT family N-acetyltransferase: MADRGRTMIVRNADREDVMAVCRFGEEQALAHYVPLIGEESAARQVRMCWNETDIAGAVARGSVVVAEEGGYLAGVGQRGRDGDEYVIHKLCVHPRHRGGGLGARLLGVLIGQLPAEAERVYAEHFVVNVRAGAFCEREGFTVERIELGVVRRVRNLR
- a CDS encoding YbaB/EbfC family nucleoid-associated protein, with product MQPNFDAGEDFALLLEREAKKLEEKAHALTAAFTASASTVTSPDGSVTVTVEANGSLSAIEFGNRATALGPARLSSLVMQTVREAQRKTVEKVTESYTEINGEDEAARLVRTFLPKVEDEAPDDPEQDKWAPEAHNEPPPPQAGYRPPPPPQAGPPMPPQPGRPVRPPNPPAPRPRRPASPDDDEMSPW
- a CDS encoding type VII secretion target, producing MSGFGVKTEALNEFAGHLDKLEDALRKSAGMVGSCVADPGIFGIFGGQIYGAGASMHCAKARDHLNKYSENVQEFSDRVREAAKKYDANEQEAEKLITDAGKGIDEVKVK
- a CDS encoding SDR family NAD(P)-dependent oxidoreductase, which translates into the protein MDGTVGRRAVLGGAMAAGVTMLAANTAAAGEDRRRFAGKVVIVTGATSGIGRATAIAFAAAGAKVGFCGRREELGREVEREIRRAGGEAIYLRADVRVPEQVQSFVDAVVRRYGKLDIAFNNAGIHLGKPLHEISLDEWEDVQRTNARGVFLSIKYEVPHLLKAGGGVIVCTASAQADQTRPGHAAYTSSKRAVQGLVRAAALDYGARGIRVFSIDPGTIDTRLVRPPGIPDDLWARFKEAWGPLNVHGLRRMGEAAEIASAVLALASPDFAYLTGTSVLVDGGLNTGRPMVMPPGFTPPA
- a CDS encoding ATP-grasp domain-containing protein, whose protein sequence is MTVVLLEALTFGLGRLADAAAEAGRKLVLFTGNRDIYRYELGTLGPDRVEVVDIDTADIAACETALRAIPDLAGIINSTDTWALPGAELTARLGLPGPDAAAVRVLRDKGAVRDRLYEHGLTRGRPVPVMVAEELGFPLVVKDSSGTSSRGVWLVRDQAELERARLEAKTTPLKGHLIAEPYFAGPLYSAETVTWQGSTRLLGILSRQLSPEPVRREEAAAFPVAFPAAEYAGLADWIGRVLKAAGHEQGFAHTEFVLAADGPEVVEINIRIGGAMLGEALCRSLGTNVYSAMIAMALGEEPALLTQEVGGGPGIGFVLAYPAAEGVLTGWSGLDRLPGLPGSPEWYPTASPGDEIRHLADQRSCTGIVLAEGPTAELALHRALAAAGGITPEIDS
- a CDS encoding cysteine synthase family protein, yielding MTAMSALVHEHVTDAIKTPALIRLEPNIVLIRFETLKVYAALGAVRSLLADGTVRKGQTLIDSSSGIYALALAMACHRYGLRCHIVASTTVDLTMRSQLEILGATVDQMPPSDDLRLDQRRRVARVRELLERHPGMHWMRQYHDPVHYLGYAEVADLVARALPSGPLTVVGSVGTGASTGGIARSLRERDPEVRLTGVQPFGSVTFGSERFTDPDAIIAGIGSAIPFGNVDHELYDRIHWLDFVHAMAATIGLMREHAVFAGLSTGAAYLVAGWEAARNPERTHVVIGADTGHRYTARVFARHREAVDPAGLAPREIASLDELALPWAAMDWSRRRFGIPAQPLYRKERVS